The following proteins are co-located in the Sardina pilchardus chromosome 24, fSarPil1.1, whole genome shotgun sequence genome:
- the oprd1a gene encoding opioid receptor, delta 1a, which translates to MEPSTAPDTDLSDLYSVIPYNVTFPDDAMGFVPAGNYSEPNPTRSPAGIIIAISITALYSVICVVGLLGNILVMYGVVRYTKMKTATNIYIFNLALADALATSTLPFQSAKYLMNTWPFGEPLCKVVIAIDYYNMFTSIFTLTMMSVDRYIAVCHPVRALEFRTPAKAKIINVCVWILSSAVGVPIMIMAVTKVTDNGKIVCTLKFPDPDWYWDTVTKICVFIFAFVVPVLVITICYGLMILRLRSVRLLSGSKEKDRNMRRITRMVLVIVAAFIICWTPIHIFIIVKTLVEIDQRNPFIVASWHLCIALGYTNSSLNPVLYAFLDENFKRCFRDFCLPFRTRVERSSLTHARNNANATNREPVSVCAPSEAGGKKPV; encoded by the exons ATGGAGCCTTCCACGGCACCCGATACTGATCTCTCCGATCTCTACTCCGTGATCCCGTACAATGTCACCTTCCCCGACGATGCCATGGGGTTCGTGCCCGCTGGAAACTATTCGGAGCCGAACCCAACCAGAAGTCCTGCGGGGATCATAATAGCCATCTCCATAACGGCTCTCTACTCCGTCATCTGCGTGGTGGGACTGCTCGGAAATATACTCGTCATGTATGGTGTAGTAAg gtacacCAAGATGAAAACGGCCACCAACATCTACATCTTCAACCTGGCTCTGGCCGACGCCCTTGCCACCAGCACACTCCCTTTCCAGAGTGCCAAGTACCTGATGAACACCTGGCCGTTCGGCGAGCCCCTGTGCAAGGTGGTGATCGCCATCGACTACTACAACATGTTCACCAGCATCTTCACGCTGACCATGATGAGCGTGGACCGCTACATCGCCGTGTGCCACCCGGTGCGGGCGCTGGAGTTCCGCACGCCCGCCAAGGCCAAAATCATCAACGTGTGCGTCTGGATCCTCTCCTCTGCCGTCGGAGTGCCCATCATGATCATGGCCGTAACCAAGGTGACAGACAACG GGAAGATCGTGTGCACTCTGAAGTTCCCCGACCCTGACTGGTACTGGGACACGGTGACCAAGATCTGCGTGTTCATCTTCGCCTTCGTGGTGCCGGTTCTCGTCATCACCATCTGCTACGGCCTGATGATCCTGCGCCTGCGGAGCGTGCGCCTGCTCTCCGGTTCTAAGGAGAAGGACCGGAACATGCGTCGGATCACGCGCATGGTCCTGGTGATCGTGGCGGCCTTCATCATCTGCTGGACGCCCATCCACATCTTCATCATCGTCAAGACGCTGGTGGAGATCGATCAGCGGAACCCCTTCATCGTCGCCAGCTGGCACCTGTGCATCGCGCTGGGCTACACCAACAGCAGCCTCAACCCGGTGCTCTACGCCTTCCTGGACGAGAACTTTAAGCGCTGCTTCCGCGACTTCTGCCTGCCGTTCCGTACCCGCGTGGAGCGCAGCAGCCTGACCCACGCTCGGAACAACGCCAACGCCACCAACCGCGAGCCTGTGTCCGTCTGCGCCCCCTCGGAAGCGGGCGGGAAGAAGCCGGTATGA